The following is a genomic window from Chitinophaga caseinilytica.
AAACGTATGAAGGGCGGCTGATCCAGTCTGGGTTTAAGCCGCAGACGTTGGGTGGGGTGCAGTCGAACGAGTTCCAGTTTTCGGTGACAGACGAGAAGGTGGCGCAGTTGCTGATGGGCAGTAGCGGGAAGTTGTTGGAGTTGCATTACCGGGAGCATTTGGGGGCATTGCCCTGGCGCGGGTATAGTAATTTCATTGTGGACAGTGTGATATCTGTGACCGACCCGAAAACGGGTGAGCGAAAAACATCTTTTTAACAGAGAAAGCCGGGCGAAAAGGTCCGGCTTTTTTTATCCCTCCGTTTTTCGGAGATATCCTCTTCCCATTCGGAGATATTCTCGCCTTTTAATTCCTTACCCGATCGCAATACGACTTAATTTTACTCTACCGTCATAATTGGCGTTGAATGATTGTTTGTTAAAAATCCATTTACGTGAAGTCCTTGTTTGAGATCGGGGAGCTGATTGCGATCCATGAGCGCCGGTTGGAGCAGTATGTGGGTGCATATCAGCGGTATACGGATAAGTTGACCCATTTGCTTTTTATTTATTCTGCGGTAGCGATTTTTTTGATGCCGATAACGCTGGATTTGTTCAAATCCGGGAGGGAGGTGCATTGGGTGTACTTCGCCTGTTATTGGCTGTTGCTGGGTATGTTGGTGGTGTCGATGATTTATGCGGGGAGGTTGATCATGCCGCGGGAGTCGGTGTTGCCGGAGCCGTTGGGTACTTATACAGATTTGCAAAAAAAGCTGGCGGCGGCGGGAATGGATGAGGGAGATATAGAACGGATGTTGATGAAAGATTACCTCCGAGATATGATGAATCTGTTGACGGTAATAGCAGGTATGACTAAGCGGAAGGAGAAATATTATCGTTGGATGTTTTATTGGGGACTGGCGGCAATTGTTCCCTACATTATTTGTTTAATATTTCATTTGATATATGAATTTACTGCTACGTAAAATTTACCAGGAGACGCTGAGGGATTTTGTTGATTTTTATCGCATGTGCTGGATCATGGACAAGTGGGAACGGCGTTCGCGTTCGTTGCCGAGGTTGGATACGACAGACTATTTCATCGCTTTTTTTGCCGACGACTGGCCAGAGGATTTTAAGCACAGGCGGCGGCTCGAAGCATTCGAGAAGCGGATGACTGAATACAAAAAGGGGCGTTGGCTGCCTAACTGGTTGAGAAGGCTTACGGGGTTGGAATTGCTGGAGAAGCCGGTCTTCAAGCCTTTTAACAGGGCGGAAGTTGAAGATGCGCTGAGAAAACATTGTGAAGCGCGCCGATTGGAGAAGAAAGAATTAAGCTTTCTGCATGAGCCTTATCTGTAGCGGGTTTCAGTAGTCCGCCGGGAATTACTGCCCGGCATACAGTAAAAAGATCGCCGGTCTTTTGTGGAAATCGGAAGTATCCTTTTTCCATTGGGCGATCGTTTGTGTGCGGATGTATTCTGTTGGCGCGGTGAGGTCTGCGGCTACGCAAAGGAGGGTGCGGTCGCTGGTGTTTTGAAGTATGTCTTTCAGCAATTGATTGTTGCGATAGGGTGCTTCGATAAAGAGTTGGGTTTGTTGTTTTTTCGCGGAAGTGGATTCCAGGTCTTTGATGGCTTTGGCTCTGTCGAGGGGTTTTACGGGCAGGTAGCCGACGAACTGGAAGTTCTGGCCGTTCATGCCGGAAGCCATCAGCGCGAGGAGCATGGAGTTGGGGCCAACCAGGGGTATTACGGTGGCCAGCACCTGGTGGGCGGCTTGCACCACGAGATTGCCGGGGTCGGCGACAGCGGGGCATCCTGCTTCGCTGATGACACCGATGGAATGGCCTTCCTGGAGGAGTTTTTTTGCCCTGGCGGTGTCGGGGGGATTATGCTCGTTCATGAGCAGGAGCTGGAGGCTATCTATATCGATGGAGCGGTCGAGGGCTTTGAGGAACCTGCGGGCGGTACGTTCATTTTCCACGAAGAAAATGCGCAGTTGCCGTACTGTGTCCGTGATGTACGGAGGGAGGCTGAAAAGTGCATCAGCACTGAGGACCGTCGGAATGAGATATAGTTTCCCGCTTTGAGACATAATCGATGTTTTAGGGTTCGGGGCTGGAGAGTGTGCGAACGCAGCCGTTGGTTAAGCAATGTGTTGTGCTTCGACATGCTTCGACATCCTTCGACATGCTCAGTTGCATACAAAAGGGACGCGATGATTTCGTTGAATGCGGCTTTTGTCCTTCCATTGCTTGTCTGTCGCTCCTGATCCCGAATTCCGGCAAAGATAGGAATTCAGGGAGGATTCGGTGGGCTGAAGTGAAGGGGGCTTCGTTTTTTCAGGGGTGTGGGATTGTTGCTGCGGGTGATTTTAAGATAGTCCGCGCTGTGATCCGCAAACTATGATCGGACTTGGTAAGTATAGCCTCCTCGCAAAACAGTCGCAAGGAGGGAATTCATCTCCATCAAAATTACTCGGCCGTCCCCATGGGCAGCCGTTGCTGCTGCAAATGTATGGTAGCCGCAATCACCGCGTAGCAGGGCGCCAGCAACCATCCCAATACCGGGATGAACAGGAACAGGTAGAAAACCACCCCGTTCCCCATCGCCATGCCCTTATGCTGACGGATATATGCGATGCTCTGCCGCATCGTCCAGCGGCGGCGCTCGAAACTATAATCCATCATCGAAAATCCGAAATAGTAGCATTCCACCAGCATCGCTATCAACGGCGTCAACCACCCCAAAATCGGTACAAACGCCAATATCGCCAATATCAGCATCAACGCCGTCTGGTACAATAAATTCCGTAAAGACAACCGGATCCCCCGCCACAAATCCTTTAACAGCTGCGCCATGCTAAAAGGAAAATCCTTCCCTTGCATAATGCTCTCCGTCTTCTCCGACAAATACGCGAAAAGCGGAGACCCCACTATCAAAAACAGGTATTTGAAAAAGGAAAAATACATGATCAGGAACACCATCCTCACTGCGAACCCCACCAGCAAAAAAAGAAAATTCACCAGTCCGTTCTGCAATTCCTCGATCCACGTTTTCAACGTCAACAGGTTCAGCACGTAATCGATGAACACGCCGGAATAATCCCACACATATATAATCCCCGCCACAAACATCAGGCAGTAAACGATCCCCGGGATCAAAATCCACTTCCACAGCCGATGTTCAGTGATGAAACGATGGGCAACACCATAAGACTGTATGGCGCCTAGTACTTCTCTTAATGAAAACAACGTTCGCTTTTTTATAATGGTAGCAAAAAATGTACTGGAGTTTTGCTCAAGCAACGGATGGGTCGAACGTAAATTAGTATTATTTTTCAGTATGCCTAAACTCGATCAAGCATTTTATCTCGAAAAAAATGTACTGAAAGTAGCGAAAGCGCTGCTGGGAAAGGTTTTGGTAACGGAAATCGATGGCATCCGGACATCCGGGCGCATCGTGGAAACGGAAGCCTACAACGGAGCGGTAGACAGGGCCTCCCACGCCTGGAATAACCGCCGCACCCAACGCACCGAAATCATGTTCGGCGAAGGCGGCGTAGCCTACGTATACCTCTGCTACGGCATCCACCACCTCTTTAACGTTGTCACCAACCTCCAGGAAGTGCCCCACGCCGTGCTCGTCCGCGGGCTCGAACCCCTCGACGGTATCCCCGAAATGCTCCGGAGAACCGCCAAACCCAAACTCGACTACACCCTCACCGCAGGCCCCGGCAGCCTCTCCCGCGCCCTCGGGATCAACACCGCCCTCACCGGACAAAGCCTCCTCGGCAATAAAATCTGGATAGAAGACGCTCCCGCCATTGCAGCGAAAGACATCGTGGCCGGCACCCGCGTCGGTGTGGCCTATGCCATGGAAGACGCGTACCTGCCCTATCGCTTCTCCATCCGCGGCAGCAAATGGGTCAGCAAAGGGAAAGGGCTTACAAGATAACCAGGCAGAAAAACGGCTCCACATTCATCCTTTCAAATAATGATTTTCTCAACTGCATACAGTTCTCCGTCGGTCGGCTGGTTACGAACGATATCCTTGGTTTTGAATTCGTCCAACCTTACATGGAGTAAGCAAGCAACGATTTCATTCGTGCCGCCAGGCAAGCATGCTGCGGTCGGGGAAAAGAAAGCGCCCACGCCTGAAACCGGGCGTGGGCGCTGCTTATGTAAAAATATTAACTTAGAATTTCGGGCAAAGCGTACCGTTCTTATTGCTATCTCCGCGCTTACCGATGTAAATCACGGACAGTTCCATACCACCGCGATAATTGGAAGCGGGCTTCAGTGTAGATACGTTCAGGTCATAGCTCAAACCCACTTTGAAACTGCTGAATTCCAGGCCTACATATGGGTTGACGGCATCTTTCAACCTAAACCAGGAACCTACATAAAAGATGGTCGGCGCATCGGGCATATCATTCAGCAGGAAGCCGTAAGCCGCGCCCATCGTGGTTTCTACCGCCTGGTTCTGCCGCATGTAGTGCGCGCTGAAGTGGATGCGGTTGCCGCCGTTTACCGGGAAAGAACCGCCACCATGCACCGTATAGCGGTAGCTGAGGCGGTTGTTGTTGTTATCAAGGAAAGTTTCGGTAGGCTGTGTGAAGTGATAGTAGGAAGCGCCCAGGTAAATGTTGGAAGATTCTCCCACCAGCCCGCTATACAGCAAGCCCACATTATAATCGAGATAACCGATGTTCGGGTTCATGATCGTTTCGCCGCTGGGCAGGGAAGGATCGTACCCGTTATCGCCGATCTGTTGTTCGAAAATCAGTTTGGTCTGGTCTACCCGCTTCTGCGCATACGCCATCTGCACGCCCAGCCCCAACGTATGGTTCCCCTCCACATCAAGTCCTTTATGGTAAGCCGTGCTCAACGCCACGAAGTTGGACGTCAGCGCGCCCGCGCCGGTTTTATCGTACAACGCCAAAATACCCACGCCCCAGGTATCCGTATAGGGAATACTGTTCTTCAGGATGCCGAAATCAGCCGCCAGCGTGCCCGTCACGTACGGAGACGCAATACTGCGCCATTGGCTGCGGTAATTGCCGGATAAACGAAGATCGCCGGAGAAGTACCCCGTAAACGCCGGGTTCAGCGTAAGCGGAGACGCGAAGAACTGCGTGAAGTGCGGATCCTGCGCCTTTGCAGGGCTGAATGCATAAAGGGCTATGGTTAATAGGAGTAGTAGTTTTTTCATTTCAATACTTCATCGGTTAAAGGCTGATAGGGACACTATACAATGCTAAGGTAGAAAATCAATTTTATATTTCAAATTAAATCTATATAACAATGCAGCGCATTGAAACAGACCCATTTGCAAAGCCTTGCGGAATCGCCCGATATACTGTTAGCTAGTGTCTTTTTTGTTAAACGCGGATAATTACCTTTTGTTACTGCTGCACCTTCTCCCCGAACGCCAGATCGCCGGCGTCGCCCAGGCCAGGAACGATGTACCCCTTGGCCGTCAGCTCATCGTCGATATCACCCGCCCAAATGCTGATATTCGCATCCGCAGTCCGCTGCACATACTCAATCCCGATCGTACAGGCAATCGCCGTAACGATATGAATATGAGCGGGTTTGCCGAATTCTGCCAAATGCTCGATCGTTTTTACCAGGGAAGCCCCGGTAGCCAGCATTGGGTCGCTCAGGATCAGCACCTTCCCGTCCAGCGGTGGACAGGACACATATTCCAAACTGATCTCGAATGAACCGTCGCGGTTATGCTTTCTGTAGGCGGAAATGAACGCATGGTCGGCCTTGTCGAAATAATTGACGAGCCCCTGGTGCATGGCCAGTCCCGCTCTCAGGATGGTCCCGATCACTGGCTGGTATTTCAACACCTGCACATGCGCGCTTCCCAGCGGAGTTTCAACCTCTTTGTCTACATACATCAGCGTTTTGCTGATCTCGTAGGCTGCTACTTCACCCAGTCTTTCCAGGTTTCGGCGGAACCGCATCCTGTCTGACTGGATCACTTCGTCCCTGATCTCGCTCATCCACTCGCCCACAAGTGAGTTGGTGTCACTCAGATTGATAATCATAACCCTGCTGTTTTGCGTTTCACGCCAAAATAGCACTTTTTTCGCTACCGGGGACGCTTTTTCCCTTTGATAACATTATTCCTTCCGCGCCATGTCCGCCAACGCCATTGCCTGTTTCACCATGCTGATGAACTGGCTCCGGTACCCCTCTTCGTCGGCCCCCTTCAACCCGCCGGCAAGCTCCAGCGCCGAGGCGTAGCTCGACGTCCCCGCGAACCGGCTCTTCCGCAATACCATCCCGAACTGCGCCACGGATGCGGCTAAACGGAAGCTTTCCGGGCTGGCGGCGATCGGTACGGCTGTTCCCTTCAGCACCTGCGAGATCAGTTTGCTCCGGCCGCCGCCGGGGTTTTTGTAGCGGACCTTCACCGTCAGCACTTCCCCGCTGGAAATGGTGCCCGCAGTTTCCGGCAGTTGATATTTCAACGCGTCCACGGTAGCGTCTGTCAGCTTCACGCCGGGGGGCACCAGCTCGTACAGCGCCGTCACGCTATGGCCGGAACCCATCTCGCCGGCGTCTTTTTTATCGTCGTTGAAATCTTCATCCGCCAGCAGCCGGTTTTCGTAACCAATCAGCCGGTAAGCCTGCACCCTGGCGGGGTTGAATTCCACCTGCAGCTTCACGTCTTTGGCAATGGTAAACAGCGTGCCGCCGAATTCCGTGGTGAAAGTGCGGCGCGCTTCCTCGAAATTATCGATATAGGCATAGTTCCCGTTCCCTTTGTCAGCCAGCGTTTCGAGCCGGTTGTCCTTGTAATTGCCCATCCCGAAACCCAGCACCGAAAGGTATACATTCCCTTCCCGTTCCTGTTGGATGAGGCTTTCCAGATCGCCTACACTTGAGATGCCCACATTGAAATCGCCGTCCGTAGCGAGGATCACGCGGTTGTTGCCGTTTTTGGCGAAGTTTTCCCTGGCGGTAGCATACGCCAGTTTGATGCCCGCTCCGCCAGCTGTACTGCCGCCTGCCTGCAACTGATCGATGGCAGTGAGGATCGTCGCTTTCTGGTTGCCCGGCGTAGATGGCAAAACAACGCCCGCTGCGCCTGCGTACACCACGATGGCCACACGGTCCTGCGGCCGCAGCTGCTTCACCAGCAGGCGGAAAGCCTGTTGCACCAGCGGAAGCTTGTTTTGCGCATTCATGGAGCCAGACACGTCGATGAGGAACACGAGGTTCGAGGGCGGGAGATTTTCCACCGGGATTTTCTTTCCCTGGATGCCGATCCGCACCAGCTGGTGCGCCGGGGCCCAGGGGCACTGCGCCAGATCGGCATGCACCGCCACCGGCGCGCCATCGGCCGGTTGCGCATATCCATAGTCGAAATAATTGATCAGTTCCTCCACCCGAACGGCGTCCTTGTCCGGGAACCGCCCCATATCCAGCGCACTGCGGACGAGCGAGAACGAAGCCCTGTCTACATCAGAGGAAAATGTGCTCAGCGGCTGCTGCTTCACATACTGGAAACGGTTGTCCCTGACAGGAGAAAACTCGTCACGAGAATCGATCGTCACATTCCCCCGGATGCGGATGTCCGCGCTCCTGCTGCCATAGATTTGTGTCGATGAGTAAGTTGTGCTGGAGGCAGTATACGATACTTTCCGCTGCGGCGCATATCCCGTCACCACTACTTCCTGCAATGCCTGCTTTTGCGGCTTCAATTCGAAAAGATACAAAGTATCGGAGGAGGAATACTTTCTCACACAGGTTTCATATCCCACAGCTTTCACTTCCATCGAAAAGTTTTTTTGCGGTACCTGGATCGAAAAAATGCCTTTTTCATTGGTGGCCGTGCCGGATTTTGCGGGTATGACCAGGATGGTAGCACCCGGAATGGGATCTTTGGTATCTGCATCGATCACTTTACCGGAGATGCGTACGTTTTGGGCAATAAGTTGCCCGCACGCCAATAAGATGGCGCATAGCAGGAGAATGCGTTTCATGGTCGGGAGGTTTGTTTCCCTACGGATGCGCTCCACCGCCCCGATTCCATAAAATGATCCGGCCTTCCATTATCTTTGTTAAAATTTTTGAAATGGTTTATCACGTAATCGGCTTAATGTCAGGTAGTTCGCTGGATGGTTTGGATGTAGTTTATGCGGAATTGACGGAAGTGAGCGGGCAATGGTCTTACCAGATCCACGCCGCGGAATGCATCCCTTACACCGATCAGCTGAAAGCCTCCCTGGCCGAAGCCACCCGGCTCAACGCCCGTGATTACCAGCTCCTGCACACCGCCTACGGCCGTTTCACCGGCGAACAGGTGAACGATTTCATCGACCGCAATGGCCTGCATCATAAAATCCATTTCGTAGCCTCGCACGGGCACACCACCTTCCACATCCCCGAACAAAACACCACAGCCCAACTGGGGGACGGCGCCACCATCGCCGCGGTGACCGGCCTCCCCGTCATCAGCGACCTCCGCGCCGTAGACGTGGCCCTCGGCGGACAAGGCGCCCCCATCGTCCCCATCGGCGAAAAACTCTTCTTTTCCGACTTCAGCTACCTGCTCAACCTGGGCGGTATCGCCAATATCTCCGCTAAAAACGGTGAAACCTACCGCGCTTTCGACATCTGTCCCGC
Proteins encoded in this region:
- a CDS encoding SAM-dependent methyltransferase, whose protein sequence is MSQSGKLYLIPTVLSADALFSLPPYITDTVRQLRIFFVENERTARRFLKALDRSIDIDSLQLLLMNEHNPPDTARAKKLLQEGHSIGVISEAGCPAVADPGNLVVQAAHQVLATVIPLVGPNSMLLALMASGMNGQNFQFVGYLPVKPLDRAKAIKDLESTSAKKQQTQLFIEAPYRNNQLLKDILQNTSDRTLLCVAADLTAPTEYIRTQTIAQWKKDTSDFHKRPAIFLLYAGQ
- a CDS encoding EI24 domain-containing protein; the protein is MLEQNSSTFFATIIKKRTLFSLREVLGAIQSYGVAHRFITEHRLWKWILIPGIVYCLMFVAGIIYVWDYSGVFIDYVLNLLTLKTWIEELQNGLVNFLFLLVGFAVRMVFLIMYFSFFKYLFLIVGSPLFAYLSEKTESIMQGKDFPFSMAQLLKDLWRGIRLSLRNLLYQTALMLILAILAFVPILGWLTPLIAMLVECYYFGFSMMDYSFERRRWTMRQSIAYIRQHKGMAMGNGVVFYLFLFIPVLGWLLAPCYAVIAATIHLQQQRLPMGTAE
- a CDS encoding DNA-3-methyladenine glycosylase, producing MPKLDQAFYLEKNVLKVAKALLGKVLVTEIDGIRTSGRIVETEAYNGAVDRASHAWNNRRTQRTEIMFGEGGVAYVYLCYGIHHLFNVVTNLQEVPHAVLVRGLEPLDGIPEMLRRTAKPKLDYTLTAGPGSLSRALGINTALTGQSLLGNKIWIEDAPAIAAKDIVAGTRVGVAYAMEDAYLPYRFSIRGSKWVSKGKGLTR
- a CDS encoding PorP/SprF family type IX secretion system membrane protein gives rise to the protein MKKLLLLLTIALYAFSPAKAQDPHFTQFFASPLTLNPAFTGYFSGDLRLSGNYRSQWRSIASPYVTGTLAADFGILKNSIPYTDTWGVGILALYDKTGAGALTSNFVALSTAYHKGLDVEGNHTLGLGVQMAYAQKRVDQTKLIFEQQIGDNGYDPSLPSGETIMNPNIGYLDYNVGLLYSGLVGESSNIYLGASYYHFTQPTETFLDNNNNRLSYRYTVHGGGSFPVNGGNRIHFSAHYMRQNQAVETTMGAAYGFLLNDMPDAPTIFYVGSWFRLKDAVNPYVGLEFSSFKVGLSYDLNVSTLKPASNYRGGMELSVIYIGKRGDSNKNGTLCPKF
- the upp gene encoding uracil phosphoribosyltransferase — its product is MIINLSDTNSLVGEWMSEIRDEVIQSDRMRFRRNLERLGEVAAYEISKTLMYVDKEVETPLGSAHVQVLKYQPVIGTILRAGLAMHQGLVNYFDKADHAFISAYRKHNRDGSFEISLEYVSCPPLDGKVLILSDPMLATGASLVKTIEHLAEFGKPAHIHIVTAIACTIGIEYVQRTADANISIWAGDIDDELTAKGYIVPGLGDAGDLAFGEKVQQ
- a CDS encoding YfbK domain-containing protein, with product MKRILLLCAILLACGQLIAQNVRISGKVIDADTKDPIPGATILVIPAKSGTATNEKGIFSIQVPQKNFSMEVKAVGYETCVRKYSSSDTLYLFELKPQKQALQEVVVTGYAPQRKVSYTASSTTYSSTQIYGSRSADIRIRGNVTIDSRDEFSPVRDNRFQYVKQQPLSTFSSDVDRASFSLVRSALDMGRFPDKDAVRVEELINYFDYGYAQPADGAPVAVHADLAQCPWAPAHQLVRIGIQGKKIPVENLPPSNLVFLIDVSGSMNAQNKLPLVQQAFRLLVKQLRPQDRVAIVVYAGAAGVVLPSTPGNQKATILTAIDQLQAGGSTAGGAGIKLAYATARENFAKNGNNRVILATDGDFNVGISSVGDLESLIQQEREGNVYLSVLGFGMGNYKDNRLETLADKGNGNYAYIDNFEEARRTFTTEFGGTLFTIAKDVKLQVEFNPARVQAYRLIGYENRLLADEDFNDDKKDAGEMGSGHSVTALYELVPPGVKLTDATVDALKYQLPETAGTISSGEVLTVKVRYKNPGGGRSKLISQVLKGTAVPIAASPESFRLAASVAQFGMVLRKSRFAGTSSYASALELAGGLKGADEEGYRSQFISMVKQAMALADMARKE